The nucleotide window TGGCATTGGCCGGAGTGCGTAGTGCCATTCCGTCAGACGAAGTCATCGACGTCATGCTGGAAGTGGGTAGTGCGATGCCGAGCCGTCACCGGGAGACTGCCCAAGGTGGACTGGCTCAGACGCCAACAGGCCGCAAAATGATGCAGAAACTGGCTAAACCGAAGGCAAAGCGTGCAGAGCCAGATACGGAGACACAGGGTTCTAACACAACTGACGCAAACACAACGGTAAGTGAGGCGGACACGGATTCTCAAGGTTAATCTGAAAACAAGTCCTTCCGAATAAACGAGTCAGTGACCTTATGCATAACGGAAAATACACCAAATAAGCGTCCGCAACCCTGGAATCCAGGTCTGCAGGACGCTTATTTTGTTGTTGCTAGGTGAAGCTAAGCTGGATTCTTTAAATGTGACCCTAGATGTATGCGTATTAAGATGATCCCTGATTCACACCTGTACTCAGTACGGCATATCCGTACGCAGGCAGTTCAATGGCGAGCACGCCATCTTCCTTGGCGGTACGATGGTTTCCGCCGAATAACTCGGTCCACTCCTCGTCACCAGCCTCCAGCTCGACAATAGCCGTCTCTTCTGAGCGATTGAACAGAACCAGAATGCGTTCCTCCTCATTTTGCCGCTCGAACACCAGTTGGCTGCCATCGGGGCGAGCCTGCAGGAAACGAATGGTGCCTTCCGCACGCAGGGCAGGATGAACATGACGTAGGGAGATCAGTTTCTGATAAAAGTCGAACAGTTCTCGGTCCTGCTTCGCTTCATCCCACTCCATGCATTTACGGCAGCCCGGATCATGCTTGCCGTCCATTCCAATCTCGTCCCCGTAATAGATGCACGGCGCGCCCATATAAGTGAACTGGAATAGCGCAGCCAGCTTCATCTTGCGCTGGTCGCCTTCACACAGCGTGAGCAGCCGCGGGGTATCGTGGCTGTCCAGCAAGTTGAACGCCACTTCGCTGGCCTGAAGCGGATAACGGGATAGCTGTCGTCCGATGGAGTTCGCGAACTGTTCGGCGTGCATCGTATTTTTCACAAAGAAAGCATTCACGGCATCTGTAAACGGATAGTTCATGGACGCATCGAACTGGTCGCCTTGCAGCCAGGAGGAAGACTCGTTCCATACTTCGCCCAGAATATAGGCATCCGGATTAGCGGCCTTGACTACACGGCGGAAATCGCGCCAGAATGCATCATCCACTTCGTCTGCGACATCCAACCGCCATCCGTCCGCACCCACGTCCTTGATCCAGTACTCGGCAACCTCTAACAGATAGGCCTTCACCTCGGAATTCTCCGTATTCAGCTTCGGCATGTGTTCTTCGAATCCGAAGGTCTCATACGTAGGAATGCCATTCTTCACGTCCAGCGGGTATTCATGTACGTGGAACCAGTCCTTGTATTTGGATTGCTCCCCGTTCTTCTGTACATCTACAAACGGCGCAAACGTCTTCCCGGAATGGTTAAACACAGCATCCAGCAGTACGCGAATTCCGCGTGCGTGGCATAGCTCGACCAGTCGTTTCACGGTATCTGCGTCACCGAAGTGACGATCTACCCGTAGATAGTCCTCGGTATCGTATTTGTGATTGGTGGTGGCTTCGAAGATAGGTGTGAAGTAGATCGCATTAATGCCTAGCTCGCTGATGTAATCCAGATGGTCGATCACGCCCTGAAGGTCACCACCGAAGAAGTTGAAAGGGGTCGGCTCACCGCCCCATGGCTCAACCTTCTCCGGACTAATATCCGGGTTACCATTGGCGAATCGTTCGGGGAAAATCTGATAGAACACCGCATCCTTAACCCATGCAGGGGGTGTGAAGACGGCTCCGGGGTGAATATAAGGGAACTGGAACATACGACCCGGATCGTCCGGTTCTTCTTCCTGGAAGTCAGTCTCGGTCATCCAGATTTGTTCGTCTCCGCTTTTGAGCAGAAATGAGTACTTCAGTCGGTGGTACGGAGGTTTCACTTCTCCCTCGTAATAATCGAACATGGAGTCCGAGGTGAATCTGGTCAAGGGAACCAGCGCTTTGGTTGCATCCCACGCATATTTGTCCCCAGTCAGGGCATGTACCTCGGTCAGGTCATTCTTTTTGGCACGCAGGCGCAGATGGATTGTATCTTGGTCATAGGCATAGGCCCAGTTCCGTTTCGGTTGATGATAGATGGCTTCCAGCAGCATAATGAAATTCCTCCCGTCAGGTGTAGGTATAATATGTACTTGATAGACTTGATGGATATGACATTATCCAAGGTAATGGATAAGCTATAATTAGAATGCGTGTTAACGTAAGAGATCTAAACATTGCAATAAGACATGAATTCATAGGTTATATACAGCTTTTATCATGATGATGCTCAGATATATCATTAACCCAATGGGGGCAGAAAGGAAACGA belongs to Paenibacillus sp. FSL H8-0079 and includes:
- a CDS encoding alpha-glycosidase, with product MLLEAIYHQPKRNWAYAYDQDTIHLRLRAKKNDLTEVHALTGDKYAWDATKALVPLTRFTSDSMFDYYEGEVKPPYHRLKYSFLLKSGDEQIWMTETDFQEEEPDDPGRMFQFPYIHPGAVFTPPAWVKDAVFYQIFPERFANGNPDISPEKVEPWGGEPTPFNFFGGDLQGVIDHLDYISELGINAIYFTPIFEATTNHKYDTEDYLRVDRHFGDADTVKRLVELCHARGIRVLLDAVFNHSGKTFAPFVDVQKNGEQSKYKDWFHVHEYPLDVKNGIPTYETFGFEEHMPKLNTENSEVKAYLLEVAEYWIKDVGADGWRLDVADEVDDAFWRDFRRVVKAANPDAYILGEVWNESSSWLQGDQFDASMNYPFTDAVNAFFVKNTMHAEQFANSIGRQLSRYPLQASEVAFNLLDSHDTPRLLTLCEGDQRKMKLAALFQFTYMGAPCIYYGDEIGMDGKHDPGCRKCMEWDEAKQDRELFDFYQKLISLRHVHPALRAEGTIRFLQARPDGSQLVFERQNEEERILVLFNRSEETAIVELEAGDEEWTELFGGNHRTAKEDGVLAIELPAYGYAVLSTGVNQGSS